CAAAGCAGCCCAGACTGGGTAAGGGTCCCCACACTGAGACCCCCCACGCCGGCGTCGGTCAGGTGGGGTAGGGAGGCCAAGCCAGAGCCTTAAGAGGCTCAGGTTGGGTCATGCCGCTAGGATTTGACTCTTGACAAGAGCCAATGTCTCCGAGTCTGTCTCCCCGTCTATAAACCAAGTGTAATAGGACCTTTCCCACAAGGTGGTAGCAGGGGCTGAAGTGTGGTGTGAACAGAAGCTTTAAACACGGTTTAGCCACCTCCTCCCACGCCTGCCATCCCCACCCTCCTGCTCACGACTTCAGGGGAGCAACATCAAACAGATCAGGGACTGGACAGCTGACCTCCTCATGCCCCCGGGGACCCCAAGGGGGTGAGAGGAATACGAGGCCCCCCTCCTGCTTTTGGGGAGCTGCCAGCCCACCCTGGCTGTGGTCTGGTGAAGTGGCAGGCAGCACAAGTTACTGCGCCAGACGACTGGGTTCAGGCGGAGCGTCAGTACCAACAGGTGATTGTGGAGTTTGGGGACATCAGCCacggaaggcttcctggaagaaaccACTTTGAATGAGGTCTCAAGGTCACCACTATCGCCTCCCTGTTGTTTTCCGGGTGCCAGGCAGTGTGAAGGGGCGGGGGGGAAGTGAAGGGCGAGTTGCCCCTCTGGGGAGGCACAGACTCGCTGGGAAGACAGGCTGTGTGGATGGAGCTGGGTCCACCTCGGCCGTCTGCATGGGGGGCGCAGGCCTGCgggccactggacagccaggaggCGGGGGAGCCCGAGAGAGAGTGTGGCGTCGGACAAGGGGGTCAGATTTGTGGGCAGGAGTGCGAACAGAACCTCGGGCAAAGAAGGTGGGTGCGGGCGGAGAGAGCCTGCCTTGGGGCACGCGGGACAGGGGCTTGGAGCCATGGGGGTGCTGGAGGCTGGGGGAATGATGTAGAAAGGTGTGGCAGGGACAGGGCCCTCTGTGGGAGGTGGAGAGAAAGGAAACCACCCCCGCCTGGGAGATAAAAGCAGAAGCCAGAATCCTAAGGGACAGGCCCTCATACCCTCCTCACGGCTGTGGGGCGGGGGCAGGCGTCTCCAGCTCCAAAAGCCCATTTCCACGTCCTTTACTCCATTCGATTAGAAACAGGGTCTCCTGTGAGCCCCGAGTCCATTGCTAGAGGTCCCACCCTGGGCACTTTTCCAATGTCAGTGGGCCACCCTGGGCCCTGGGGAAGGCTGGCCTCAGCCTCCTTTTGGCGGCTTGAGTTTCTGTCCCGGGGCGGCTCGGGGGATTGCTGGGAAGGAAGGAGCTGGGTTTAAACGCCACTGTCTGCTTCCAGAACCTTCGCTGCACTTCCACATCCCCATCTACCAAGGCGTGTGGGGATGGAGGCAGGGTTGGGGCCAGCGGGGTCCCCTTTCCCGGGGGCCTCCCATGTGGCCCCTGGCCAACCGGGAGGTGCCAACCTTCCCAGGCTCACTCACGGCCGCCCTGTCTATGCAGGGCTCAGGTGGAGGAGGTGGCGGCCGTGGCCAGCGGCACGGCAGGAGGTGATGACGGGGGTGCCTCCGGGCGCCTCCTGACCAAGGCGCAGCCCGGGCACCGCAGCTACAACCTGCAGGAGAGGAGACGCATCGGAAGCATGACGGGGGCTGAGCAGGCGTTGCTGCCTCGGGTTCCCACGGATGAGAGCGAGGCGCAGACACTGGCCACAGCTGACCTGGACCTCATGAAAAGTGCGTGCCAGGCCTGGGCCAGCCTGGAGctggtggggcggggggtgggggtaagAGAAAGGGACCTTTGACCCTGTCCTCCCCCCCCCTCAACTGCAGGTCACCGGTTTGAGGATGTTCCTGGCGTACGGAGACACTTGGTGCGGAAGAATGCCAAGGCATCTGTACAGAGTGGCCGGGAAGGGCGAGAGCCTGGCCCCACACCTCGGGCCCGGCCCCGGGCCCCCCACAAGCCCCATGAGGTGAGTTCTCCACTCCACCGTCTTCCATCATCTCCCTGTTCATCTGTTCTCCACAGCCCCCACCGCTTCTCAGACCAGTGGTGATCTTGAGCCCCAGGGTGGCCATGTATGGTTTCCAAGGTTGCACACTGCACAAGAGTGCAATCTTCaacagtattgattttttttttaattgacatatagttgataaCACAATATTATGTTAGCCTGAGGTGCCCCACATAACCAGTCAACATTTAAACATTACAGAATGTTCACTACGGTTAAGTCTAGGAGCCGTCTGTCCCCAAATTGTTATTATGGTGTTACTGAGCTGCTGTTGCTGGTGTGGCTGTTACAGTTCTGGTCCACATCTTAGACATGTCGACTTCTCTCACGGCCGTTCTCTGGCAGCTGGCAGTGAGGTGTCTGAGGGGGGCTTTGTGCAGCAGCACACGTCATGTCTCAGAGTCCTCTCACCTCCCTGCTCAAGTCCTCCCACATCCTGTGAGGGTGACAGGGACAGTGACTGGCCAAGGCCACTCAGGTacttagtgaaagtcgctcagtcgtgtccgactcttagtgaccccatgaactgtacagtccatgggattctccaggccagaatactggagtggggagccgtttccttctccaggggatcctcccaacccagggatcgaacccgggtctcccgcattgcaggcagactctttaccatctgatccacaaGGGGAGCCCCGTACTTAGTGATGCTGCCCATCTGAGATTTCAGCACTCTGGTCTTGAGCCCTGCCCCtgccagtgggtttttttttgggtAACCTTTTGGTTGCGGTCAAACAGACACAGTAAAAGCACACTCAGGTTAAGCGTACAGCTCCGTGATGCTTTGCACGTGTCAACCCTAGCCAAGCCTACCTCGATACAGGACATGCCCACACTCAGAAAGTTCCTCCAGGCCTCTGCCTAGTCAGCACCCTCAGAAGTGACCGCTGTGTCACTCTTCAGTTTTGCCAGTTCTAGAAATGCGTGTAAATGCATCCTGCCgagttcctgtgtgtgtgttgagagacCACTCATCAAACACTTCCTCTGAGTCATACTCCATGCCAAGTGTTCTGTGTACTTTTCTTTTATCCCCCACTATGCcccccatttttttaaattatagttgatttacaaggtggagctggtttcaggtgtatggcacagtaattcagttatacatacgtaTACCTATCTgtattttcagattctcttcccttacaggttattacagactATTGAGTACTTAGCTCTTTGAGCCATACAGTAAGTGGGTCTTTCTTGGCCCGCTAGTGGCCTTTGAGGTGGGTGGCATCGCTCCTCTTTCACAGCCGAGGGAGAGCCGCAGGTGGGTTGGTAACTCGCCTGGGCTCCGGGCCTGTGCCCTGTGCCCCCCGCCCCGGGACACAGCCTCTGTCCCGCCACGCCCTCTCCTGTTGCCCCAAGGTGTTTGTGGAGCTGAATGAGCTGCTGCTGGACAAAAACCAGGAGCCTCAGTGGCGGGAGACGGCGCGCTGGATCAAATTCGAGGAGGACGTGGAGGAGGAGACGGAGCGCTGGGGGAAGCCCCACGTGGCCTCCCTCTCGTTCCGCAGCCTCCTGGAGCTGCGCCGGACCCTGGCCCACGGTAACGCGTGCCCCCGCACCCACCCAGCCTGCCCATCCTCGCCCTGAGAATTGCCTTTGCCCAAGCCCGTTCTCCGAGGACCAAATGGTCCCACACATTTGTCTTGAGCAACAGGGTGTGTAATGTCACCAGAGCCCAGGAGGGAGCATCTCTTGTCATGACGTCACCTCTCGCAAGGCCTGCTGTTCCTCGGGCTCTGTCGTTGGGTGGCTGCAGGGCAGGACTGACCCTCTTCTCTGGTCTGGCATCTTCAGCAAGCAGCTTCTCTAAGTGATATTTTCAGATAAACTGAAGCTGGTATGTTTTGGATGCTGCGGTGTTGTTAAATGGTTTTGGTGGAATGCTTTCTGAGATCCTAGAGGTTCTGGGCAGTGTGACCTAACCTGTAGGGCGGTGTGGGCTCTTGGCAGTGTGACCTAACCTGTAGGGCGGTGTGGCCTCTGCCGCGTGAGCACAGGTGCTCCCGTCTGATGTTCTGCTCTTGGCTTGTTTCCTCCTTCCTGCTGGGGAACCGCTCCCACTTGCTGTCAGCGGCCGAGGACTCAGAAACCTGCTGTCAGGACTGTTTCCCAGCTAGGAGTTACTAGGCTCTGAGTGAGGCTTGAGGGCTTTGGGTGAGGTGCCAGAGCGCAGGGCTTGATCGCAAGGCTGTGCTGTCTGGCTTTTGGCTGCTCAGGGGGCCTTCGGTTCTGTTTGTTCCATGTCCCCGTGAGTTGACCTTGACGGGAAAACGACCTGGTGACTTTTGAGAGGACCTTCGTCTCtctaggaaatggcagctcagaGCAGGGATGGGCTGGGTGTCCTTGAGCAGCTGCTGGACTTGGGGACGCTGAGGAGTCCAGGGCAGGCGGTTACTCTTCAGATGGCTTCAGGGCTGCCGCAGCCGGCTGGGTCGTGTTCcagagggcagagctgggccCTCAAGTAGACGGCAGAGGCGGCAGCGTGGTCTGGAGGAAGTTCCTGGCAGCGAAGGGCAGTCCAGCCTATGTGGGTGGCCTGGGACGCTTCCTGCTGTGTGCTTCCCAGAAGGGGTGTCTGGGCAAGGTCTAGCCAGGTGTCCTCTCTGAGAGCTGGGGTTTCCTGGCCTCTGCTGAGCCTCACAACATTCCTGCAGGGAGAGAGGGCCTGGGGACCTGGGCCTCAGGCCGAGCTGGGCCCCGCTCGCCGGTTTCGGGGTTGGGCAGTGCCTCCCTGGCTGTCCCCCCATTCCCAGCCCAGCCCCCCGATTCTTGGCTGGAGACGAGGCCCCTCTGTGTCGTCCTCATTCCAGGGGCCGTGCTCTTGGACCTGGATCAGCAGACCCTCCCTGGCGTGGCCCACCAGGTGGTGGAGCAGATGGTCATCTCAGACCAGATCAAGGCCGAGGACAGAGCCAACGTGCTGCGGGCCCTGCTGCTGAAACACAGGTGAGACCCTGCGCACCACACTCTGCCTGCCTGACCCCAGTCGCCAGCCCGCCTCACCTCCCTGCCTGCTGCCCCGCAGCCACCCGAGTGACGAGAAGGACTTCTCCTTCCCCCGCAACATCTCGGCCGGTTCCCTGGGCTCCCTGCTGGGGCATCACCACGGCCAGGGCGCCGAGAGTGACCCCCACGTCACCGAGCCCCTCATCGGAGGCGTTCCCGAGACCCGGCTGGAGGTGGAGCGAGAGGTGAGGGGGAGAAGGCGGCCTTGCCGGGGTGAGGTCCGGCCACCCCAGCGGCTGCAGGACCCCGACCCAGCGGGGCGGGGACGGGCAGGGGCAGGGCGGCCCAACTGAGCCCTGGCCTCCCGCCTCCCCAGCGCGAGCCGCCTGCTCCGGCTCCTCCGGCCGGCATCACTCGCTCCAAGTCCAAGCACGAGCTGAAGCTGCTGGAGAAGATCCCTGAGAATGCCGAGGCCACGGTGGTCCTCGTGGGTATGCAGGGcaaggggtggggcgggggctgggggccaCCCAGGCTGGGCTCTCACCCACGATGGCCACACACCCACAGGCTGCGTGGAGTTCCTGGCCCGCCCCACCATGGCCTTCGTGCGGCTGCGGGAGGCGGTGGAGCTGGACGCGGTGCTGGAGGTGCCTGTGCCGGTGCGCTTCCTCTTCCTGCTGCTGGGCCCGAGCAGCGCCAACATGGACTACCACGAGATCGGCCGCTCCATCTCCACCCTCATGTCTGACAAGGTCAGCCGCTGCagcctgccacccccacccccaaccccccacccctggTGCCCAGCCCAGCTCCTGGGCCCTGGCCCCTTGTCCTGCATCCTCACTCGTCCCGGTCCCGCTCCGGCAGCAATTCCATGAGGCGGCCTACCTGGCGGACGAGCGGGAGGACCTGCTGACGGCCATCAACGCCTTCCTGGATTGCAGCGTGGTGCTGCCGCCGTCGGAGGTGCAGGGCGAGGAGCTGTTGCGGTCGGTCGCTCACTTCCAGCGCCAGATGCTCAAGAAGCGGGAGGAGCAGGGCCGGCTGCTGCCCCCGGGGGCCGGGCTGGAGCCCAAGTCGGCCCAGGATAAGGGTACGGGGCCAGTACGAGCCAGGGGGCTGGGTCGGGCTGGGGTGTCAGGAGGGCAGACGGGTGGGCGGGTGCCCTGACGCAGGCCCCGGGCTGCAGCGCTCCTGCAGATGGTAGAGGTGGCCGGTGCGGTGGAAGACGATCCCCTGCGGCGGACGGGCCGGCCTTTTGGGGGGCTGATCCGAGACGTGCGGCGCCGCTACCCCCACTACCTGAGCGACTTCCGGGACGCGCTGGACCCCCAGTGCCTGGCCGCCGTCATCTTCATCTACTTTGCGGCCCTGTCTCCCGCCATCACCTTCGGGGGGCTGCTGGGTAAGGAGGGGCTTAGGcagggcagagaggggagggTGTGACCCCCCCCACGCCCCGCCACCAGCCCCTGAGCAGGTTCCTGCTGCCCTAGGGGAGAAGACACACGACCTGATCGGGGTGTCAGAGCTCATCATGTCCACGGCCATCCAGGGCGTGCTTTTCTGCCTGTTGGGGGCCCAGCCGTTGCTGGTGATCGGCTTCTCGGGGCCCCTGCTGGTCTTCGAGGAGGCCTTCTTCTCGGTGAGCGACCACAGGTTGTTGGTGCTGGTTCCTCCTGCCCAGCTctgctccctctcccttcctctgcaCCCGCCCccacactccccccaccccaccccccactcctcgGGAGCCCCCAGACTCTGAGCCCGACTccgcccaccccctccccctgcccaccccagttCTGCAGCAGCAACAACCTGGAGTACCTGGTGGGCCGCGTGTGGATCGGCTTCTGGCTGGTGCTGCTGGCCCTGCTCATGGTGGCCCTGGAGGGCAGCTTCCTGGTGCGCTTCGTCTCCCGCTTCACCCAGGAGATCTTTGCCTTCCTCATCTCGCTCATCTTCATCTACGAGACCTTCTACAAGCTGGTGAAGGTGGGTAGGGCCCCCATGGGACCTGGCCCGCGAGGGAGCTGGGGGCCTCCTGCTCCTGGGTTCTCCACGTGTGAGGCCTGTTGCTAACACATACACCGGGACTTCAGATAGGTCTCAAAGACTCACCTAGTTTTAATAACAAAGGTGACGTGTGCTTTTGATAAGATGGCAGAGGATCCAAAAGTCAGAGGGAAAGGCCCCCAAGTTGACAGACAGGCTCTCATGTCTGTGTCTGGGTCAGGATCAGACGTGTCCGCAGGGTTTGCCACGCTCCCCTGGATGCTCCTCCAGGCCTGTCTGGAGCCTCGCTCCCAGCTGCCTTCCCCAGTTAGACCAGCTCCCCTCTCTTAACCCTTAGTGGTCTTGCGCTCCCATCTGTTCACCTCGGTCATTTTCTTAAgacaagctccttgagggcaggccgACTACCCTGGGCCCTCCTGTCCCACCCAACACACTCAGTCCCAGACATCTGGCCAATTAAGCGTATGGAGTCCTTCATTCTCTCCCCAGACCTTCCAGGAGCACCCCCTCCACGGATGTTCCGTCTCCAACAGCTCTGAGGCAGACAGTGGCGAGAATGCCACATGGCCCGGGGCAGGAACCACGCTGGGGCCAAGGAACGAGAGCTCAGCCAGGCCGCCCGGGCAGGGCAGGCTCCGGGGCCAGCCCAACACCGCCCTGCTGTCACTGGTTCTCATGGCCGGCACCTTCTTCATCGCCTTCTTCTTGCGCAAATTCAAGAACAGCCGGTTCTTCCCCGGCCGGGTGTGTGGGCTGGCAGGCCCGAGGGAGGCATAAAGCCCCGGGGCGGGGGAAGGAAGGGGGTTACCCGGCCTGGATGGcggtgtggggcctctgagcgcgGTGCTTGCCCACAGGTACGGCGCGTCATTGGGGACTTCGGGGTGCCCATCGCCATTCTCATCATGGTGCTTGTGGATTACAGTATTGAGGACACCTACACCCAGGTATGGTGGTGCGCATGCAGTGATGAGGGGGTGCTGGACTCCAGACCCCCAGGACCAGAGCTGCTTCTAAACTGGGCAGATACCCAACCTCTCCCACAGCACACGCTCAGCGTGCCCCCTGCCCCAGTGCAGCTCAGGGCATGCCCCCCACCAAGGTTCACCCGCCTCGGCCCCACCCTCTGCCCTGCAGAAGCTGAGCGTGCCCAGCGGCTTCTCAGTGACAGCCCCAGAGAAGCGGGGCTGGGTCATCAACCCCCTGGGGGAGAAGAGCACCTTCCCTGTGTGGATGATGGTTGCCAGCCTGCTGCCTGCCATCTTGGTCTTCATCCTTATCTTCATGGAAACACAGATCACCACGTGAGTGGTCTGGCAGAGGGGTCGCTGTGCAGACAGGGACGACCTGCTGCATGGAGGGGCTGGAGCCCCCCGGCAGACTGGCTGCTGAAGTTTGTAGACAACAGAAAATCCCACTGAAATGTGCCGACATGGGCACAGTACACACTGGCTGCCTGTCCAGGGGGTAGGGGGTGGCCACTGGGATAGGACTCAGCTCCATGATGGAACCCTCATTCTGAAGGGGATGGGCAGGGACCTCCGGGTTCCAGAAACAGAAGGTGACTGCCTGGGCGCTCTGGAAAGACCCAGTTGTCtgctgagctgggctggggggCCTGGGGCTCAGGGCGTGCCTGTCCCCACTCAGGCTGATCATCTCCAAGAAGGAGCGCATGCTTCAGAAGGGCTCCGGCTTCCACCTGGACTTGCTGCTCATCGTGGCTATGGGCGGCATCTGTGCCCTCTTCGGCTTGCCCTGGTTGGCCGCCGCCACTGTCCGCTCCGTCACGCACGCAAATGCGCTCACGGTCATGAGCAAGGCGGTGGCACCTGGGGACAAGCCCAAGATCCAGGAGGTCAAGGAGCAGCGGGTGACAGGGCTGCTGGTGGCCCTGCTCGTGGGTATGTTCGCCTCTTCCTCCCAGCCTTCCTGGAGGGGTCTCAGGGCCATGGCCAATTCGGGTGGAGGGGTGGAGTGCCCCGGGGCCAGTTGTTCCTCCCCCTTGCCCCGCAGGCCTCTCCTTGGTCATCGGGGATCTGCTCCGGCAGATCCCCCTGGCTGTGCTCTTCGGGATTTTCCTATACATGGGCGTGACCTCCCTGAACGGGATCCAGTTCTATGAGCGGCTGCACCTGCTGCTCATGCCGCCCAAACACCACCCAGATGTCACCTACGTCAAGAAGGTGAGACCCGGCTGGGAAGGGCCCCACGCCTCTCCCCCCTGCCCAGTCTGCGTGGGTCACCCTCCGGCCCCCCATCTATGCACCCTGGCCAGCACCAGCCTGTGCAGACCTGGCTCCCTCCGGGGCCCGGGCTCACCCTTCTCGCCCTGTGTCACTCTGCCCCCAGGTCCGGACCCTGCGTATGCACCTGTTCACGGCCCTGCAGCTGCTCTGCCTGGCCGTGCTCTGGGCGGTCATGTCCACCGCGGCCTCCCTGGCCTTCCCCTTCATCCTCATCCTCACGGTGCCGCTTCGCATGGTGGTGCTGACCCGCATCTTCACCGAGCGGGAGATGAAATACGTAAGGCCTGCGCTCCTCCCCAGCCTCGCTGGCCCCACCCACGCGGTCTTGCTGGGAGGTCGCCCACCTTCCTGACTCTGTCCTGGCCCACAGCTGGATGCTAACGAGGCAGAACCGGTGTTCGATGAGCGGGAGGGTGTGGACGAGTACAACGAGATGCCCATGCCTGTGTAACTGCTGCCTGGACGGACAGCCAAGGGATGGACGGACAGAGGGAACAGGGGCTGGGGGGGGTGCTCTCCCCATCCTCTTCCCTCCTCATTTTTATTTAAGTGAATAATTTAaggccctcccccccacccctccgcaGTAAAGTGCTTCGGCCCCCACCTATCCCTAGTCTTCTGTGTGTGTCAGTGTCAGCCCGGTGTGAATGGGAAACACGTGGGGGAACCCAGCCCACCCGTCCCAGAAACAAAACATGCGATGGGGAAGGAAAGGGACTTTAATGACAAATCAACGCAGAGGGAAGCAAAGTGCAAATTGTCCACCCCCAAGAGGGGGCCATCCTGAGCCCATGTGCACCCCTCACCCCCCTTCAGGTCCCCAGCGGAGGCCCAGGGCCTGGAGCTTCTGCCTCAGGTAGCTCTTGAGCTGGGGCAGGCCTCTCTGGGACTCCAGTTCTTCAAAGGGTAGCTGCCAGGCAGAGGACAGAATTCGTCATCCCTGAGGGCTGGGGAACTGGCAGCCGGGTCGGATGGGGGCGTGGTGTGGCACGGTGTGGGCGGGGCCGCAGGGCGTGGCgtgggatgggggcggggccTCACCGGCAGGAGctggtagcccatcaggcccaGGTGCCGCTCCCGCAGGGCTCGGGAGCCCAGCAGCACCCGGCCATCCCGACAGAAGTGCCAGCGCTCCCGCAGCATCAGCACCACCCTGGAGAGGAAGGGACTGCGGCTCAGGCGCTATGCGCGGGGGTCGGGGAGGCTCTCCCAAGCTCCTGCCTTACCTTTGGGCAGGGTCCCGAGTGGCGCGGGGACAGGACCTGGGAGGGTACGGCAGGAAGGGGTCCTGGGCTCTCACGGGTAGCACCGCGCCGCAGCTGCTGACACACAGCAGGAAGTCTGCGGGGCCGGGAGAGAAAGAGCCACTGGCTTCCGGCGGAGGCTCTGCTTCCCGGGGGCTCGCCGGCCCACCCGGAGCTCACCTGTGCTGTAGCCTGGAGGCACGGTCAGGTCCTGCCGGTATTTCTCCTCCCCTAGCAGCTGACGCAGCCCCTCTGCTACTATGTCCTTATGACTGAGGGGAGAGAAGCTCGGGTCAGAAAGTCCCCCAGGACACTCTTTTTAGCTTGGTCCCACCTACTTCCACACCCATGCTGGGAAAGGGCCTTCGGGGCTTAGCTTTCTGGTGACCCAGAGCACAGCAGCATAGACAGCTCAGGGTCCCCCAGGCCGGTCTACCTGGGTGCTCCTCGACAGccaacccctcccctccccttccccaagtGCCCACCCACCTGTACTTGCAGCGGGCACGGTCAGTGATGAGTGGCTGGGGGAAGATGGGCACTTGCTGCCTTCGGGGAAGGCGGGCACCCTGATATCCTGGGAGCTCCAGCTCCACCGCCGTGTCTAGCAGGGAGAGGTAGCGCCGCACGATCAGGGCATGAGGGGTGCCTGTGGGGAAAGCAGGACGAGGCTTACTGGGGTGCAGACCCTCACTCCTGCTTCCCCGGTCCCCCAGCCCTCCAGGACACAGCCAGCCCCCCAGGGCTGCGCACCACTGACGTGGTTGATGAAACCAGGGGAAAAGACAAAGTGCAGGGCTCGGAAGGGCAGGCACCGCAGCTGACACAGTGACATCAAGATGTTGACAGTTGCCAGGGGGGCCACCCCTGCTTCCCGAGCCAGGATCCTCTCAAGGCAGGGCATAAACTGCTGCTCCAGAGGCACGTAGTTCAGCCGCCCAAAGGGCAGGACCAACTTCTGTACCACCTGTGGGGCAAAGAGCAGCCCATCACCCAGGGGGAAGGTTCTCTGGTCTTCTTTACAAGCTGAACCTCAGGAATGATTGGCCTGCAAGCTGATAACATCAGTCACTGTAAAGGCAGGACAGTCCCCTCTACAGCACAGACGCTCAACAGCATAAGCACTGCTCGAGCCCCGTGAGGTCAGTCTCCAAACAAGCAGAGACATGGCTGTGGGTTCTGGCCCAGAAGACTTGGTGGAGTGGGATCGACCAAGCTAAGACAGTGGCTAAGGGTGTTTGGAGAAGTGCAGAGAACCAGGTgtacctgggggggggggggggggtgcgttGGACAAGCCAGTGGGGGTATGAGCCTAGGTGGTACCCCAGGGGAGAGGACAGAGAGCCTAGGTGGGTGGTCTGCTGCATTAAGCAGCAGCCAATCAAGTGGAcaagggggcaggggtgggcagcTAGGCCTGCCGGGGTGTCTGAGAACCATCaggagaggagcctgggaaggtgggaggcAATCCCACCTTGCTGTTGAGCTGGgcttcctggaccaccaggaagtggGCAATGGCTTCCAGAAGCTGGGGCTCCCTCAACCGGTGGCGGGCCAAGTGCTGGGCCAGGAGCACCATCACGTGGGGAGTCAGTTCCTCGGGCCTGGCCTCTGTGAAGAACAGCTTATCACGCTGGACCCTCAGGCCAGACCTGGGCGAGATTCCAGCAGAtaccacctgcccccacccccccatcaccTGTCCCCCCCTCCAGCACCTGCCAGGCTGCGGATGAGGTGCTGCTGAGGCCGCCGCTGGAAACGGGGACAGCTTAGAGCGGCTTCCAACCTTTGCCCACCGCGAAGGATAGGCGGCAGAGGGGGCGGTGGCTTCGGAGGGAGACGGAACCTTCGCTCCTGCTCCAGGGTGCAAATCAGGGGCCCATCTGATGGGAAGCCTGAGAGGCAGAGGGTCaaaggaggcagggaaggagCTGCTCTGCTCTGCTGCAATCCTGCAGTTTTAGTTAGTGAATCCCCAGTCCTTCTCATCTGTTTTCTGGGCTGGAAGGTCTGCTACAGAGCACGCAGAACCACCAGAGAAATGGGAACTACCACGTGAATAAAGGTATCACAACAGTCTGTGGGGAAGGCCCTATACAGGGAAGATAGTAAGATCTCGTCTCTTGCCAATGGTGATAAATTGCAGTGGCTCCCTAGGGCACTGTATTAGAAgagacctggtggctcagtgatgaagaatccacctgccaatcaatgcacaggtttgatccctgggtccggaagatcccctagggaaggaaatggcaacccatgccagtattcttgcctggagaatcccatggacagaggagcctggtgggctatggtccatggggtcacagaagagccagacatgacttagcgactaaacaacaacaaaaaaggggtGGCACCCTAATCTAAGCTCCGACTCAAGCTGCTTGATTCGTGATAACTGTTGTAGATTCTGCAGAGCAGCAGCAAGTGTGGCATCCCTCAGCAAGTGTGCCATTCCTGGCAAAGCCTGAGGTGGGTTCTGTCAGTATCTCGGGTGGGTCTGCTACAGTTTCTCTGTCCTTCCATTAACACCCACCCACCCCTAGACACCGTCCTCACCCAGTAAGGCTGCAAGGTGCAGACACACGTGGATGGTGTGAATGTCAAAGGAGGGGCAGTTTCGGATGATGAGCTGACTCAGGTCCTGCAGCGTGGCCTGCTCCACAGGAGGCGGCCGTGGCAGAGACCCCAAGAGCTGGCTCAGACGACGAAGTGCCACAGGGTAGTGGTGGGCGCGCACTTTGGTGGGGTTCTGCCCCAGCCAGCGCAGCAGCTCCCCAGGGCTCCTCGCCTGTTCCAGAAGCCGCTGCAACCCCTGCACAGGGCCTGCACGGGGGCCTCCTCCAGGAGGCCGGTGGTCTCCCCATTTGTTGGGTCCCAGACAGCAGGGCTGTACTGGTGGGAGCAGCAGCAAGCCAGACAGACGAGCACTGGAGgcctgggcagagagcaggacTCGAAGCATGGAGTTGGGTGCTGGAGACCCTGAGGGGTGGCCCAGAAAAGGGGGTGAGGTATTCTCCAAAGGGGAGAAAGACCAGCTCTCTACTCCTCACCTCACTCCCCAtccagagaagcctggggtcAGAGCAACCCGGGCTCTCTTTGCCCTTCTTTGACTGCTCTGGTCCTCTTCCCCAACCCACCCCTCTCTGACTCCTTCCAACCTTTGCGAGAGCAATCGG
This is a stretch of genomic DNA from Dama dama isolate Ldn47 chromosome 18, ASM3311817v1, whole genome shotgun sequence. It encodes these proteins:
- the FASTK gene encoding fas-activated serine/threonine kinase isoform X5 produces the protein MRRPRGEPGSRAPRPTEGATCAGPGESWSPAPNSMLRVLLSAQASSARLSGLLLLPPVQPCCLGPNKWGDHRPPGGGPRAGPVQGLQRLLEQARSPGELLRWLGQNPTKVRAHHYPVALRRLSQLLGSLPRPPPVEQATLQDLSQLIIRNCPSFDIHTIHVCLHLAALLGFPSDGPLICTLEQERRFRLPPKPPPPLPPILRGGQRLEAALSCPRFQRRPQQHLIRSLAEARPEELTPHVMVLLAQHLARHRLREPQLLEAIAHFLVVQEAQLNSKVVQKLVLPFGRLNYVPLEQQFMPCLERILAREAGVAPLATVNILMSLCQLRCLPFRALHFVFSPGFINHVSGTPHALIVRRYLSLLDTAVELELPGYQGARLPRRQQVPIFPQPLITDRARCKYSHKDIVAEGLRQLLGEEKYRQDLTVPPGYSTDFLLCVSSCGAVLPVRAQDPFLPYPPRSCPRATRDPAQRVVLMLRERWHFCRDGRVLLGSRALRERHLGLMGYQLLPLPFEELESQRGLPQLKSYLRQKLQALGLRWGPEGG
- the FASTK gene encoding fas-activated serine/threonine kinase isoform X3, which codes for MREGLGRETEATCPRSRSCTSPCLPPHGRVRGGSEEMMHVELLCKNPSVRTLKDSDCSRKGSPAPNSMLRVLLSAQASSARLSGLLLLPPVQPCCLGPNKWGDHRPPGGGPRAGPVQGLQRLLEQARSPGELLRWLGQNPTKVRAHHYPVALRRLSQLLGSLPRPPPVEQATLQDLSQLIIRNCPSFDIHTIHVCLHLAALLGFPSDGPLICTLEQERRFRLPPKPPPPLPPILRGGQRLEAALSCPRFQRRPQQHLIRSLAEARPEELTPHVMVLLAQHLARHRLREPQLLEAIAHFLVVQEAQLNSKVVQKLVLPFGRLNYVPLEQQFMPCLERILAREAGVAPLATVNILMSLCQLRCLPFRALHFVFSPGFINHVSGTPHALIVRRYLSLLDTAVELELPGYQGARLPRRQQVPIFPQPLITDRARCKYSHKDIVAEGLRQLLGEEKYRQDLTVPPGYSTDFLLCVSSCGAVLPVRAQDPFLPYPPRSCPRATRDPAQRVVLMLRERWHFCRDGRVLLGSRALRERHLGLMGYQLLPLPFEELESQRGLPQLKSYLRQKLQALGLRWGPEGG